In Kineococcus sp. NBC_00420, a single genomic region encodes these proteins:
- a CDS encoding phosphatase PAP2 family protein encodes MPVVAPTRRSLLAVGLAAPVALLAPARATQAAPAASPSAFVDSYRTNVPENTTAATNAAVRILSDLGRYWGTGPTWDTGRVLDPAVLRRNVRYCVRTTASRTAEQAAEAFVADRQDQSYALIAALGPLAESYLAGSLAVTSITAAPATTPPTKVEDEVPEGAPAGAATGAGSPDSDLGDVVRLVRTVRGPFASGNPSKNALQYPRPWRLAPDSTVRPTGRTDALGYPVYRSDVAVVPTLLRQRSSTPETDGGFPSGHTNAFHLAALAFAHAVPERYQALVARAVERSHLRIVAGMHSPLDVLGGRVLATALAAATLADPANAALKRAARASALAHFEDATGRDATGLVEFAVSDRDAVRAQVLDHLTLGFPRTGRHRAMVVPKGAELLLETRHPYLDAAQRREVLRTTALPAGYPVLDGPELWGRLNLFDAADGYGRFDTTVDVVLDAAAGGFCATDAWRNDVDGAGGLVKRGSGRLALTGRNTFRGGVRVEAGTLLAGSATALGCGDVDLRGGTLTLTTDLRLAGDLTQAAGAVLHVPVGGHRAPLTVSGTATLAPGSRLEVDLGEDCRVGEVRPVLAARSVRGGFGAVSVLGGGRAELVATRQGVGVRRLAG; translated from the coding sequence GTGCCCGTCGTCGCCCCCACCCGTCGCAGCCTCCTCGCCGTCGGCCTCGCCGCGCCCGTCGCCCTGCTCGCACCGGCCCGCGCCACCCAGGCCGCGCCGGCAGCGTCCCCGTCCGCGTTCGTCGACAGCTACCGCACCAACGTCCCGGAGAACACGACCGCCGCCACGAACGCGGCGGTGCGGATCCTCTCCGACCTGGGCCGGTACTGGGGGACGGGCCCGACGTGGGACACCGGCCGGGTCCTCGACCCCGCGGTGCTGCGCCGCAACGTCCGCTACTGCGTCCGCACCACGGCCTCGCGCACCGCCGAGCAGGCGGCGGAGGCCTTCGTCGCCGACCGGCAGGACCAGAGCTACGCCCTCATCGCGGCCCTCGGTCCACTGGCCGAGTCGTACCTGGCCGGCAGCCTCGCGGTCACGAGCATCACCGCCGCGCCGGCGACCACCCCGCCCACGAAGGTCGAGGACGAGGTCCCCGAGGGTGCTCCGGCAGGAGCGGCGACCGGGGCCGGCTCGCCCGACTCCGACCTCGGCGACGTCGTCCGGCTCGTCCGGACCGTCCGCGGGCCGTTCGCCTCGGGCAACCCCAGCAAGAACGCCCTGCAGTACCCGCGGCCGTGGCGGCTGGCCCCCGACAGCACCGTGCGGCCCACGGGCCGCACCGACGCCCTCGGCTACCCCGTGTACCGCTCGGACGTGGCCGTCGTGCCGACGCTCCTGCGGCAGCGCTCGAGCACCCCCGAGACCGACGGCGGTTTCCCCAGCGGGCACACGAACGCCTTCCACCTCGCCGCCCTCGCCTTCGCCCACGCCGTGCCGGAGCGCTACCAGGCGCTCGTCGCCCGGGCGGTCGAGCGCTCGCACCTGCGGATCGTCGCGGGCATGCACTCACCGCTGGACGTGCTCGGTGGGCGGGTGCTCGCCACCGCCCTGGCCGCCGCGACCCTGGCCGATCCCGCGAACGCGGCGCTGAAGCGGGCGGCCCGTGCGAGCGCGCTGGCCCACTTCGAGGACGCCACCGGCCGGGACGCGACCGGGCTGGTGGAGTTCGCCGTCTCCGACCGCGACGCCGTGCGCGCCCAGGTGCTGGACCACCTGACCCTCGGCTTCCCGCGCACCGGTCGCCACCGCGCGATGGTCGTGCCGAAGGGCGCCGAGCTGCTCCTGGAGACCCGCCACCCGTACCTGGACGCCGCCCAGCGCCGTGAGGTGCTGCGCACGACCGCACTGCCCGCGGGCTACCCCGTCCTGGACGGCCCGGAACTCTGGGGACGGTTGAACCTCTTCGACGCCGCCGACGGCTACGGCCGCTTCGACACGACCGTCGACGTGGTGCTCGACGCCGCGGCCGGCGGGTTCTGCGCCACCGACGCGTGGCGCAACGACGTCGACGGTGCGGGTGGGCTCGTCAAGCGCGGGTCCGGCCGCCTGGCCCTCACGGGCCGCAACACCTTCCGCGGCGGTGTGCGCGTCGAGGCGGGCACGCTGCTCGCGGGGTCCGCGACGGCCCTGGGGTGCGGCGACGTCGACCTGCGCGGGGGCACGCTGACGCTCACGACCGACCTGCGACTGGCCGGCGACCTCACGCAGGCGGCCGGCGCCGTCCTGCACGTGCCGGTCGGGGGCCACCGGGCTCCGCTGACGGTCTCCGGGACGGCGACGCTCGCGCCCGGCAGCCGCCTCGAGGTCGACCTGGGCGAGGACTGCCGGGTGGGAGAGGTCCGGCCCGTGCTGGCCGCCCGTTCGGTGCGCGGCGGGTTCGGTGCGGTGTCGGTGCTCGGGGGCGGCCGGGCGGAACTGGTGGCGACCCGCCAGGGCGTCGGCGTCCGGCGGCTCGCGGGCTGA
- a CDS encoding carbon-nitrogen hydrolase family protein: protein MRIALAQISSSADPAANLELVREEVAAAASAGARLLVLPEATMCRFGVPLAPVAQPADGPWASALTELADAAGLTVVAGGFTPGSRGRVRNTLFARGGGVHADYDKVHLYDAFGFAESDSVEPGAEPVLLDVDGVGVGLTTCYDLRFPGLFTHLAGSGARIVVVSASWGAGPGKVEQWRLLARARALDSTSFVVACGQALATEDHGGAPTGVGHSLVVAPDGELLAELGEEPGRLVVDLDPALADDVRAVLPVLLNRRF from the coding sequence GTGCGCATCGCCCTGGCTCAGATCTCCAGCTCCGCCGATCCCGCCGCGAACCTCGAACTGGTCCGCGAGGAGGTGGCGGCCGCCGCGTCGGCCGGCGCCCGGTTGCTCGTCCTCCCGGAGGCGACGATGTGCCGGTTCGGGGTTCCGCTGGCGCCGGTGGCCCAGCCCGCCGACGGACCGTGGGCGAGCGCGTTGACGGAGCTCGCCGACGCGGCCGGCCTCACCGTCGTCGCGGGTGGTTTCACCCCCGGTTCGCGGGGGCGGGTGCGCAACACCCTCTTCGCCCGGGGCGGCGGGGTCCACGCCGACTACGACAAGGTCCACCTCTACGACGCGTTCGGCTTCGCCGAGTCCGACAGCGTCGAACCGGGGGCGGAACCCGTCCTGCTCGACGTCGACGGGGTCGGCGTCGGGCTGACCACCTGCTACGACCTGCGCTTCCCGGGGTTGTTCACGCACCTCGCCGGGTCCGGGGCCCGGATCGTCGTGGTCTCGGCCTCCTGGGGGGCCGGGCCCGGCAAGGTCGAGCAGTGGCGACTGCTCGCCCGCGCCCGGGCGCTCGACTCGACCTCCTTCGTGGTGGCCTGCGGGCAGGCGCTGGCCACCGAGGACCACGGTGGGGCGCCGACCGGCGTGGGGCACAGCCTCGTCGTCGCCCCGGACGGTGAGCTCCTCGCCGAGCTGGGGGAGGAACCGGGTCGCCTCGTCGTCGACCTCGATCCGGCGCTCGCCGACGACGTCCGCGCGGTCCTCCCGGTCCTGCTCAACCGACGGTTCTGA
- a CDS encoding LacI family DNA-binding transcriptional regulator, whose amino-acid sequence MATVKEVARRAGVSLGTVSNVLNRPEVVSEGLRTRVLDAIAELGFVRNESARQLRAGVSRTIAMVVLDVANPFFTDVIAGAEELAERHDSLVVMCNSANSADREARHLRRLDQQRVLGVLLTPVHDAPSAALSEVRDHGTPVVLVDRGAASSGQSSVAVDDVLGGRLAGEHLVGAGHRHIAYVGVATPLRQVEERLRGVREAVGAAGTVEVVNATGLSVRAGSQAAAQILASPPGERATAVFCTNDLMALGVLNECVRRGVRVPDELALVGYDDIGFAATASVPLTSVRQPRELLGRTAVELLLAQVEGRPAQQIVFEPELVVRRSTARRVTP is encoded by the coding sequence ATGGCGACGGTCAAGGAGGTCGCCCGGCGCGCCGGGGTGTCGCTGGGGACGGTGAGCAACGTCCTCAACCGACCCGAGGTCGTCTCCGAGGGACTCCGCACCCGGGTCCTCGACGCGATCGCCGAACTCGGCTTCGTCCGCAACGAGTCCGCCCGCCAGCTGCGGGCCGGGGTCAGCCGGACGATCGCGATGGTCGTGCTCGACGTCGCCAACCCCTTCTTCACCGACGTCATCGCCGGCGCCGAGGAGCTCGCCGAACGGCACGACTCGCTGGTCGTCATGTGCAACAGCGCGAACTCCGCCGACCGGGAGGCGCGTCACCTGCGCCGCCTCGACCAGCAGCGGGTGCTCGGGGTGCTGCTGACCCCCGTCCACGACGCACCGAGCGCAGCTCTCTCGGAGGTCCGTGACCACGGCACGCCCGTCGTGCTCGTCGACCGGGGGGCCGCCAGCTCGGGACAGTCCTCGGTGGCCGTCGACGACGTCCTCGGCGGGCGGCTCGCGGGGGAGCACCTCGTCGGTGCGGGGCACCGCCACATCGCCTACGTGGGGGTCGCGACACCGCTGCGCCAGGTCGAGGAACGACTGCGCGGGGTGCGGGAGGCCGTCGGTGCGGCGGGGACCGTCGAGGTCGTCAACGCCACGGGGCTCTCGGTCCGGGCGGGTTCGCAGGCCGCCGCGCAGATCCTCGCCTCCCCGCCCGGGGAACGGGCCACCGCCGTGTTCTGCACCAACGACCTGATGGCCCTCGGGGTCCTCAACGAGTGCGTGCGGCGGGGAGTCCGGGTTCCCGACGAACTCGCCCTCGTGGGCTACGACGACATCGGTTTCGCGGCGACCGCCAGCGTTCCGCTGACCTCGGTGCGCCAACCCCGGGAACTCCTCGGGCGCACGGCCGTGGAACTGCTGCTGGCCCAGGTGGAAGGTCGGCCGGCCCAGCAGATCGTCTTCGAGCCGGAACTCGTCGTGCGGCGCTCGACGGCTCGACGCGTCACCCCCTGA
- a CDS encoding L-rhamnose mutarotase has protein sequence MSERACFLLHLRPETLPEYLEVHREVWPEVLEALTRTGWRNYSLFLREADGLVVGYCETDDFAATTAAMDREDVSARWEQAMGRYFQPSAAATGEDRPRERLVEYFHLD, from the coding sequence GTGAGTGAACGAGCCTGCTTCCTGCTGCACCTGCGGCCGGAGACGTTGCCGGAGTACCTGGAGGTCCACCGCGAGGTGTGGCCGGAGGTGCTCGAGGCGTTGACCCGGACCGGATGGCGCAACTACTCCCTCTTCCTCCGCGAGGCCGACGGCCTGGTCGTGGGGTACTGCGAGACCGACGACTTCGCGGCGACGACGGCGGCGATGGACCGCGAGGACGTGTCGGCCCGCTGGGAGCAGGCGATGGGGAGGTACTTCCAGCCCAGCGCCGCGGCCACCGGGGAGGACCGGCCCCGGGAGCGGCTCGTGGAGTACTTCCACCTGGACTGA
- a CDS encoding exopolyphosphatase, whose amino-acid sequence MSDTFRLVTRSDFDGLVCAVLLRQLDLVDEITFVHPKDVQDGVVEISSRDILTNLPYDPRAHLVFDHHHSETLRNGERANHVIDADAPSAARVVFDHYGGADRFPKISDELMRAVDQADSAQYSVEEILQPTGWTLLNFLMDSRTGLGRFRDFRISNYQLMMQLIDICIEYQDVEEILALPDVAERVELFHAQAELFEAQLERVTTLHGDVAVLDLREEETIHAGNRFFVYAMYPQARVSMHVLWGKAKMNTVFAIGKSIVDRTSPVDVGAVCLEYGGGGHLAAGTCQVPHTDSVRVLDELVGKLRAER is encoded by the coding sequence GTGAGCGACACCTTCCGCCTCGTGACCCGCAGCGACTTCGACGGGCTGGTCTGCGCCGTCCTGCTGCGCCAGCTCGACCTCGTCGACGAGATCACCTTCGTGCACCCCAAGGACGTGCAGGACGGGGTCGTCGAGATCTCGAGCCGGGACATCCTCACGAACCTGCCCTACGACCCGCGCGCGCACCTGGTGTTCGACCACCACCACTCCGAGACGCTGCGCAACGGCGAACGCGCCAACCACGTCATCGACGCGGACGCACCGTCGGCGGCCCGGGTGGTCTTCGACCACTATGGCGGCGCGGACCGCTTCCCGAAGATCTCGGACGAGTTGATGCGCGCCGTCGACCAGGCCGACTCGGCGCAGTACTCCGTCGAGGAGATCCTCCAGCCGACCGGCTGGACCCTGCTGAACTTCCTCATGGACTCGCGCACCGGTCTGGGCCGTTTCCGCGACTTCCGGATCTCCAACTACCAGTTGATGATGCAGCTCATCGACATCTGCATCGAGTACCAGGACGTCGAGGAGATCCTCGCGCTGCCCGACGTCGCGGAGCGGGTCGAGCTGTTCCACGCCCAGGCCGAGCTGTTCGAGGCCCAGCTGGAACGCGTCACGACCCTGCACGGCGACGTCGCCGTCCTGGACCTGCGCGAGGAGGAGACGATCCACGCCGGGAACCGGTTCTTCGTCTACGCGATGTACCCGCAGGCGCGGGTCTCGATGCACGTGCTGTGGGGCAAGGCGAAGATGAACACCGTCTTCGCGATCGGCAAGTCGATCGTCGACCGCACCTCCCCCGTCGACGTCGGCGCCGTGTGCCTGGAGTACGGGGGCGGCGGTCACCTGGCGGCGGGGACCTGCCAGGTCCCGCACACCGACTCCGTCCGCGTCCTCGACGAACTGGTGGGGAAGCTCCGCGCCGAGCGCTGA
- a CDS encoding IclR family transcriptional regulator, which translates to MTTQDTEAEQQESDAGRGPVKSAERTVRILQALAEPPYVLTVAQLQERTGYPRSSLHALLRTLVDLDWIETPTGGATGTGGYGIGAQALLTGTAYLDRDPALPPAIAAIEAVRDESRCTTHIARLEGGSVVYLATREAADAHRGHSRVGRFLPAYATSLGKALLAERSAAELDALLPGDVLPPLTPDTVSSRAALDEELAAVRGRGWAVERGQNLPGTVCVGVRVEYRIPATDAISCSLPAEIATEEEIERVAEILTRHAGELARHLRSVGIR; encoded by the coding sequence GTGACGACGCAGGACACCGAGGCCGAACAGCAGGAGTCCGACGCAGGGCGCGGGCCGGTGAAGTCCGCCGAGCGGACGGTCCGGATCCTGCAGGCCCTCGCCGAACCGCCGTACGTGCTGACCGTCGCGCAGCTGCAGGAACGCACGGGCTACCCGCGCTCCAGCCTGCACGCGCTGCTGCGGACGCTCGTCGACCTCGACTGGATCGAGACGCCCACGGGGGGCGCGACGGGGACGGGCGGGTACGGGATCGGCGCGCAGGCCCTGCTGACCGGCACCGCCTACCTGGACCGCGACCCGGCGCTGCCACCGGCCATCGCCGCCATCGAGGCCGTCCGGGACGAGAGCCGGTGCACGACCCACATCGCGCGTCTCGAGGGGGGCAGCGTCGTGTACCTCGCGACCCGCGAGGCCGCCGACGCCCACCGCGGACACTCCCGGGTGGGCCGTTTCCTGCCCGCCTACGCGACGTCGCTGGGCAAGGCGCTGCTCGCCGAACGGAGCGCCGCGGAACTCGACGCCCTGCTCCCCGGTGACGTCCTGCCCCCGCTCACCCCGGACACGGTGTCGAGCCGGGCCGCGCTCGACGAGGAACTCGCCGCCGTCCGCGGTCGCGGTTGGGCCGTGGAACGGGGGCAGAACCTGCCCGGGACGGTCTGCGTCGGGGTCCGCGTCGAGTACCGCATCCCCGCGACCGACGCGATCAGCTGCAGCCTGCCCGCCGAGATCGCGACGGAGGAGGAGATCGAGCGGGTCGCGGAGATCCTCACCCGGCACGCCGGCGAGCTCGCCCGGCACCTCCGCTCCGTCGGGATCCGCTGA
- a CDS encoding MFS transporter has protein sequence MPSREVPWRSLAAIYAPAALFSTSQGAVLPVLPLTARDLGASVAVSAFLVALLGVGQVAGALPAGALVARSGERTAMLLAALVSAAALTGAVFAPGEAVLALCVLALGLAAAVWSLARQSFLTAAAPVHLRARALSTLGGVGRIGTFVGPFLGAGGSALFGLRGSYVVAGIAVLLAAGVVLLLPDPELQDSQHGPAPTLREVLRSHARVLATLGVAALAVQAVRQSRQTVLPLWCDHIGLDATTTSLVAGVSGAVDMLLFYPAGSVMDRFGRAAVGVPSMLVLALGHVLLPFTHTAWTVALVGVVLGFGNGMGAGLVMTLGADAAPPGGRAVFLGAWRLVTDAGAASGPLLVGVLAGAGSLVVATGGVAVLAVGAAAGLFRFVPRHRPGP, from the coding sequence ATGCCGAGCCGCGAGGTCCCCTGGCGTTCGCTCGCGGCGATCTACGCCCCGGCTGCGTTGTTCAGCACCAGTCAGGGGGCCGTCCTCCCCGTCCTGCCCCTCACCGCCCGCGACCTCGGCGCCTCCGTCGCGGTGTCGGCCTTCCTCGTCGCGCTCCTCGGGGTCGGACAGGTCGCGGGGGCGCTGCCGGCCGGGGCGTTGGTCGCCCGGTCCGGGGAACGGACCGCGATGCTGCTGGCCGCTCTCGTCTCCGCCGCCGCGCTCACCGGGGCGGTGTTCGCCCCCGGTGAGGCTGTGCTCGCGCTCTGCGTCCTCGCCCTCGGGTTGGCCGCCGCCGTCTGGAGCCTCGCCCGGCAGTCCTTCCTGACCGCGGCCGCGCCCGTCCACCTGCGGGCGCGGGCGTTGTCGACGCTCGGCGGGGTGGGCCGGATCGGGACCTTCGTCGGACCGTTCCTCGGCGCCGGTGGGAGCGCGCTGTTCGGGCTCCGGGGTTCCTACGTCGTCGCCGGCATCGCCGTCCTGCTGGCCGCCGGAGTCGTCCTGCTGCTGCCGGACCCGGAACTCCAGGATTCCCAGCACGGACCGGCCCCGACGCTGCGCGAGGTCCTGCGTTCCCACGCGAGGGTCCTCGCCACCCTCGGCGTCGCGGCGCTCGCCGTCCAGGCCGTGCGCCAGTCGCGCCAGACCGTGCTGCCCCTGTGGTGCGACCACATCGGCCTCGACGCCACCACGACCAGCCTCGTCGCGGGAGTGTCCGGTGCCGTCGACATGCTGCTCTTCTACCCGGCGGGTTCGGTGATGGACCGCTTCGGCCGGGCGGCCGTGGGAGTTCCCTCGATGCTCGTCCTCGCGCTCGGGCACGTGCTGCTCCCGTTCACGCACACCGCCTGGACGGTGGCCCTGGTCGGGGTGGTCCTCGGCTTCGGCAACGGCATGGGCGCCGGGTTGGTGATGACGCTGGGCGCCGACGCGGCCCCTCCGGGGGGACGGGCCGTGTTCCTCGGGGCCTGGCGACTGGTGACCGACGCGGGTGCCGCCTCCGGCCCGTTGCTGGTGGGGGTCCTGGCCGGTGCGGGGAGCCTCGTCGTGGCGACCGGAGGCGTTGCGGTGCTGGCGGTCGGGGCCGCCGCCGGGTTGTTCAGGTTCGTGCCGCGACACCGACCCGGGCCGTGA
- a CDS encoding SDR family NAD(P)-dependent oxidoreductase yields MHLDVAGRVVVVTGAGRGIGHTLARRFVAEGAQVVGLDRAFEPQDGVTEIVCDVTDPASVTAAVEEVVRRSGTIDVLVNNAGINVDGRVADLTWDGWRRCFDVNVGGVFLVSQAVAEVMKRAGKGRIINAASFAAIVPSVGSAAYAASKAAVVQFTRVLASELGPWNITVNAYAPGMIPTAMNGFAELPPEKADELLDTLSLRRWESADDVADLLVFLASDAAGYITGTLVDVSGGKLATQIPRRAYEGL; encoded by the coding sequence GTGCACCTCGACGTCGCAGGCCGGGTGGTCGTCGTCACCGGAGCAGGACGGGGGATCGGGCACACCCTCGCCCGCCGCTTCGTCGCGGAGGGCGCGCAGGTCGTCGGTCTCGACCGCGCCTTCGAACCCCAGGACGGGGTGACCGAGATCGTCTGCGACGTGACCGACCCCGCCTCCGTGACCGCCGCGGTCGAGGAGGTCGTGCGCCGTTCCGGGACGATCGACGTCCTCGTGAACAACGCCGGGATCAACGTCGACGGCCGGGTCGCGGACCTCACCTGGGACGGTTGGCGGCGCTGCTTCGACGTCAACGTCGGCGGGGTTTTCCTCGTCAGCCAGGCGGTCGCCGAGGTCATGAAACGCGCCGGGAAGGGGCGGATCATCAACGCCGCCTCCTTCGCGGCCATCGTGCCGAGCGTCGGCAGTGCCGCCTACGCGGCGTCCAAGGCGGCCGTCGTGCAGTTCACCCGCGTCCTGGCCTCAGAACTCGGGCCGTGGAACATCACCGTGAACGCCTACGCACCGGGGATGATCCCGACCGCGATGAACGGTTTCGCCGAACTCCCGCCCGAGAAGGCCGACGAACTGCTCGACACGTTGTCCCTGCGCCGCTGGGAGAGCGCCGACGACGTCGCCGACCTGCTCGTCTTCCTCGCCAGCGACGCGGCCGGCTACATCACCGGCACCCTCGTCGACGTCTCCGGGGGAAAGCTCGCCACCCAGATCCCGCGACGGGCCTACGAGGGTCTCTGA
- a CDS encoding SDR family oxidoreductase encodes MQRVLWITGAGSGMGRAVALSAAAAGWTVALSGRRAEPLQDTASTISRSGGTAFALPLDVQDGAAVAAARARIVAEFDHLDGIVLAAGVNTPKRRWDDQEIATFHDVVATNLGAVATTVDAALPDLRKTGGVVVVISSYAGWSFHPGAGVAYSASKTALGSLVRTLNAHEAASGVRATHLCPGDVATDFLDQRPNVPDAAARARMLTPEDVARTVQFVLDSPAHVRIDELVVSPVSQA; translated from the coding sequence GTGCAACGAGTGCTCTGGATCACCGGTGCCGGATCGGGAATGGGACGGGCCGTCGCTCTGTCCGCCGCCGCTGCCGGGTGGACGGTCGCCCTCAGCGGTCGTCGCGCGGAACCGCTGCAGGACACCGCCTCCACCATCTCGAGGTCCGGCGGGACCGCGTTCGCACTTCCCCTCGACGTCCAGGACGGCGCGGCGGTCGCCGCGGCCCGGGCCCGGATCGTGGCCGAGTTCGATCACCTCGACGGCATCGTCCTCGCCGCCGGCGTGAACACCCCGAAGCGTCGCTGGGACGACCAGGAGATCGCGACCTTCCACGACGTCGTGGCGACGAACCTGGGTGCGGTCGCGACCACGGTCGACGCGGCCCTGCCGGACCTGCGGAAGACCGGTGGCGTCGTGGTGGTGATCTCTTCCTACGCGGGCTGGTCGTTCCACCCCGGCGCCGGGGTGGCGTACTCGGCGAGCAAGACCGCCCTGGGTTCCCTGGTCCGCACGTTGAACGCCCACGAGGCGGCGTCCGGGGTCCGCGCGACGCACCTCTGCCCCGGTGACGTCGCGACCGACTTCCTCGACCAGCGCCCGAACGTTCCCGACGCCGCCGCCCGGGCCCGGATGCTGACCCCGGAGGACGTCGCCCGGACGGTGCAGTTCGTCCTGGACTCCCCCGCCCACGTGCGCATCGACGAACTGGTCGTCTCCCCCGTCTCCCAGGCGTGA
- a CDS encoding FadR/GntR family transcriptional regulator → MSSRSPAFRRVLDDLGRAVVAGEFPPGHTTSVETLTARTLTSRSIVREATRVLAALGMLTASPRVGLVVRPRPAWNLLDPEVIRWRLQGPDRDTQLEELRELRAAVEPAAAVAAARRISRSGMAQRLLDAATALEDPAVLADPTRFLAADEELHSAVLEASGNAMFVRLGAVVSQALEERAEIAPVARDVELHTTLARAVAAGDDTTAGAAMDELVARTRDRPRVRRPAAQAGQRSREVTTETRGA, encoded by the coding sequence GTGAGCAGCCGCAGTCCCGCGTTCCGCCGCGTGCTCGACGACCTCGGCCGGGCCGTCGTGGCCGGGGAGTTCCCACCGGGCCACACCACGTCGGTGGAGACGCTGACCGCGCGGACCCTGACCTCCCGCAGCATCGTCCGCGAGGCGACCCGGGTCCTGGCCGCCCTCGGGATGCTGACGGCGTCGCCGCGCGTCGGGCTCGTGGTGCGTCCGCGCCCGGCGTGGAACCTGCTGGACCCCGAAGTCATCCGGTGGCGACTGCAGGGCCCGGACCGCGACACGCAGCTGGAGGAACTGCGGGAACTGCGGGCGGCCGTGGAACCCGCCGCCGCGGTGGCCGCCGCCCGGCGGATCTCCCGCTCGGGGATGGCCCAGCGCCTGCTCGACGCGGCAACGGCTCTGGAGGACCCGGCCGTCCTGGCCGACCCCACCCGCTTCCTGGCCGCCGACGAGGAACTGCACTCCGCCGTGCTGGAGGCCTCCGGGAACGCGATGTTCGTCCGGTTGGGTGCGGTGGTCTCGCAAGCTCTCGAGGAACGCGCCGAGATCGCCCCGGTCGCCCGCGACGTGGAACTCCACACGACGCTGGCCCGCGCCGTCGCCGCCGGCGACGACACCACCGCGGGGGCCGCGATGGATGAACTCGTCGCCCGCACCCGGGACCGGCCGAGGGTGCGGCGACCGGCCGCGCAGGCGGGTCAGAGGTCGCGCGAGGTCACGACCGAGACGAGGGGCGCGTAG
- a CDS encoding cysteine hydrolase family protein: MVPAPWLVLIDLQRIFGAPESPWAAPRFDAAARVCAELLERYAPRVVLTRFVAPAQPRGAWKPYYEQFPFALVPDEDPLYALVDGFSGRGMPVLTRTTFGKWGPELAQIVGDAPVVVGGVSTDCCVLSTVLAAADDGVPVTVVADACAGASDVDHERALDALRLYAPLVSVVTSRDL; the protein is encoded by the coding sequence ATGGTGCCCGCCCCCTGGCTCGTCCTCATCGACCTGCAACGCATCTTCGGCGCCCCGGAGAGCCCGTGGGCCGCGCCCCGGTTCGACGCTGCCGCGCGCGTCTGCGCAGAACTCCTCGAGCGCTACGCGCCGCGGGTCGTGCTCACCCGGTTCGTCGCCCCGGCGCAACCGCGGGGGGCGTGGAAGCCCTACTACGAACAGTTCCCCTTCGCCCTCGTCCCCGACGAGGACCCGCTCTACGCCCTCGTCGACGGGTTCTCCGGGCGCGGGATGCCCGTCCTGACCCGCACCACGTTCGGCAAGTGGGGTCCGGAACTCGCGCAGATCGTCGGGGACGCCCCCGTCGTGGTCGGCGGGGTGTCCACCGACTGCTGCGTCCTGTCGACGGTCCTGGCCGCGGCCGACGACGGAGTTCCCGTGACGGTGGTCGCCGACGCCTGCGCCGGCGCGAGCGACGTCGACCACGAGCGGGCGCTCGACGCCCTGCGCCTCTACGCGCCCCTCGTCTCGGTCGTGACCTCGCGCGACCTCTGA
- a CDS encoding RidA family protein: MVRTLPAGPWWHSLPVSTRQSISSGGTWEPIVGYSRALRVGDHVSVSGTTAATPDGPVGGDDVGEQTRTCLTRIRAALIEAGATLEDVVRTRMFVTDISRWEEVGRVHAEFFGHVRPATTMVEVRALIEPDLLVEVEVDAIIQR; this comes from the coding sequence ATGGTGCGGACGCTACCGGCCGGGCCCTGGTGGCACAGTCTCCCCGTGAGCACTCGACAGTCGATCTCCAGCGGCGGGACCTGGGAGCCGATCGTGGGCTACTCGCGGGCGCTGCGCGTCGGCGACCACGTGAGCGTCTCGGGCACCACCGCCGCGACCCCGGACGGTCCCGTCGGGGGCGACGACGTCGGCGAGCAGACCCGCACCTGCCTGACGCGGATCCGCGCGGCGCTGATCGAGGCCGGCGCGACCCTGGAGGACGTCGTGCGCACCCGGATGTTCGTCACCGACATCTCCCGCTGGGAGGAGGTCGGACGCGTCCACGCCGAGTTCTTCGGCCACGTGCGGCCGGCCACGACGATGGTCGAGGTCCGCGCGCTCATCGAACCGGACCTGCTGGTCGAGGTCGAGGTCGACGCGATCATCCAGCGCTAG
- a CDS encoding VOC family protein, translated as MSVTSTLHVNLRGNAKQALEFYRSVFGGDVVAIPYGSAPAGQEPDQAEQIAWGQVVSPSGFHVMAYDVQGSKPYDQGRNPYYLSLRSTDAEEITRYWNGMRPSAVDVEVELGPSIFSPLYGKLTDQFGVTWIIDVIVPWSPAE; from the coding sequence GTGAGCGTCACCAGCACCCTGCACGTCAACCTGCGCGGCAACGCCAAGCAGGCCCTGGAGTTCTACCGGTCCGTGTTCGGTGGCGACGTCGTCGCCATCCCCTACGGCAGCGCCCCCGCCGGCCAGGAACCGGACCAGGCCGAGCAGATCGCCTGGGGTCAGGTGGTCTCGCCCAGCGGGTTCCACGTCATGGCCTACGACGTGCAGGGGTCCAAGCCCTACGACCAGGGCCGGAACCCCTACTACCTGTCCCTGCGCAGCACCGACGCCGAGGAGATCACCCGGTACTGGAACGGCATGCGCCCCAGCGCCGTCGACGTCGAGGTGGAACTGGGCCCGTCGATCTTCAGCCCGCTCTACGGCAAGCTCACCGACCAGTTCGGGGTCACCTGGATCATCGACGTGATCGTCCCCTGGTCCCCGGCCGAGTGA